From a region of the Spelaeicoccus albus genome:
- a CDS encoding ABC transporter ATP-binding protein, with protein MTPSLFDNQPQPVQNPDAGRRGPALTASGLVKTFGPARALAGVDVAIGPGESLAVMGPSGSGKSTLLHVLAGIMTPDAGTVALYGDTISGLSERARTSLRRRRFGFVFQFGQLLPELPAIENVALPLMLGGVPRRDAEARATGLFGPLGLAGLEARRPGELSGGQSQRVAVARALVTAPDVIFADEPTGSLDSRSGVEVMNLLTDACRGQGAALVLVTHDRQIAGWCERTITMRDGLVSGEYRRPGTEAGDTAPGVRAASGIGSGRAATR; from the coding sequence ATGACACCTTCGCTGTTCGACAACCAGCCGCAACCCGTACAAAATCCGGACGCCGGGCGGAGGGGACCGGCGCTGACCGCCTCCGGGCTCGTCAAGACTTTCGGCCCGGCACGCGCGCTCGCCGGGGTCGACGTCGCGATCGGTCCGGGCGAATCCCTGGCGGTGATGGGACCGTCGGGCTCGGGCAAATCGACACTTTTGCACGTGCTGGCCGGCATCATGACGCCGGACGCCGGCACGGTTGCCTTGTACGGCGACACGATCAGCGGATTGTCCGAACGGGCTCGCACCTCGCTCCGGCGCCGTCGTTTCGGCTTCGTGTTCCAGTTCGGGCAGCTGCTTCCCGAGCTCCCGGCGATCGAAAACGTAGCGCTGCCGTTGATGCTCGGCGGGGTACCCAGACGCGACGCCGAAGCGCGGGCGACCGGACTGTTCGGCCCGCTCGGGCTGGCCGGGCTGGAAGCGCGCCGGCCCGGCGAATTGTCCGGCGGGCAATCGCAGCGCGTCGCGGTCGCCCGCGCACTCGTGACGGCGCCCGACGTCATCTTTGCCGACGAGCCGACCGGATCGCTCGATTCCCGGTCCGGCGTCGAAGTGATGAACCTGCTCACGGACGCTTGTCGCGGCCAAGGCGCCGCCCTCGTCCTGGTCACGCACGACCGGCAGATCGCCGGCTGGTGCGAGCGCACCATCACCATGCGGGACGGTCTGGTCAGCGGGGAATACCGACGCCCCGGGACGGAAGCCGGCGACACCGCGCCCGGCGTCCGCGCGGCGTCCGGCATCGGATCGGGCCGGGCAGCGACACGATGA